Proteins from a single region of Ananas comosus cultivar F153 linkage group 3, ASM154086v1, whole genome shotgun sequence:
- the LOC109707602 gene encoding chitin elicitor-binding protein-like, which translates to MSSGPRIVVALVAVVVAALAVAAPASAANFTCNHTAVAECGGVIGYVAANATTYGAVRSLFQVSTLAALLGANDLPPSTPAAAPVAAGGVVRVPFPCACSNGTGRSNRTPTYTSKNGDTLDAIARNVFGGFVTYEEIADANQIPNPNVISVGDKLWIPLPCSCDPVGGEAVVHLGYSVPHGSTVEGIAEEFGVDNATLMEINGIADPSKLQAEQILDVPLRACSSSIRSNSLDSNLRLANGSYVLTANGCIFCSCSSSSYQLNCSIAQNKSSSECDVPKCPGNLFLGSTSSSGCNVTTCAYNGYTNATGLNISVNPVTNQTKCSSNAGSLERGLRGSIWRAFLTSIHIALIGICFV; encoded by the exons atgagcTCGGGGCCGCGCATCGTCGTCGCcctcgtcgccgtcgtcgtcgcggCGCTCGCGGTGGCGGCGCCGGCGTCGGCGGCGAACTTCACGTGCAACCACACGGCGGTGGCCGAGTGCGGGGGAGTGATCGGCTACGTCGCGGCGAACGCCACCACGTACGGCGCCGTGCGGTCGCTGTTCCAGGTCTCGACCCTCGCGGCGCTCCTCGGCGCCAACGACCTCCCCCCTTCCACCCCGGCCGCGGCGCCGGTCGCCGCGGGCGGCGTCGTGCGCGTGCCCTTCCCCTGCGCGTGCTCCAACGGGACGGGGCGATCGAACCGGACCCCGACCTACACGTCGAAGAACGGCGACACCCTCGACGCGATCGCGCGGAACGTGTTCGGCGGGTTCGTGACCTACGAGGAGATCGCGGATGCGAACCAGATACCGAACCCTAATGTGATCAGTGTGGGGGATAAGCTGTGGATCCCGCTCCCCTGTAGCTGCGACCCGGTCGGGGGTGAGGCGGTGGTGCATCTCGGGTACTCGGTGCCCCACGGGAGCACCGTGGAGGGGATCGCCGAGGAGTTTGGGGTCGACAATGCGACGCTGATGGAGATCAACGGGATCGCCGATCCCTCCAAGCTACAGGCCGAGCAGATCCTCGACGTGCCCCTTCGAG CTTGTTCGTCGTCCATTAGAAGCAATTCACTGGACAGCAACCTACGCCTCGCCAACGGAAGTTACGTCCTTACTGCTAACGGCTGCATCTTCTGCAGCTGCAGCTCGAGTTCGTACCA GTTAAACTGCTCGATAGCACAAAACAAGAGCTCCTCGGAATGCGACGTGCCAAAGTGTCCTGGAAATTTATTCCTCGGTAGTACATCCTCTTCCGGTTGCAACGTCACGACGTGCGCCTACAACGGCTACACGAATGCCACTGGACTCAACATTAGCGTCAACCCCGTCACCAACCAAACGAAGTGTTCAAGCA ATGCAGGATCTCTGGAACGGGGATTGCGTGGTTCGATTTGGAGGGCGTTTCTCACTTCGATTCACATTGCTTTGATTGGGATTTGCTTTGTTTGA
- the LOC109707599 gene encoding uncharacterized protein At1g04910-like, which translates to MGLRRRRRHGRWVVPAIPASSAACAAAVMMLLVVAFHSLLAPPTSIPDAPQRSRSATASSLMVKRNIPIELHRSLFGADLFSVPSGGSASHDLWGSKLSEFFHGCSNASSEFPTAEAVTHPNRYLMIATSGGLNQQRTGIIDAVVAARILNTTLVVPKLDQKSFWKDASDFAEIFDVDWFISSLAKDVKIIKQLPKRDGKIVATPYIMRVPRKCTPKCYQNRVLPLLLKKHVVQLTKFDYRLSNKLETNLQKLRCRVNYHALKFTDPILEMGEKLIQRMKAKSQHFMALHLRFEPDMLAFSGCYYGGGEKERKELGAIRKRWKTLHTSNPEKERRHGKCPLTPEEVGLMLRALGFGDDVHIYVASGEVYGAEETLAPLKALFPNFHSKETLASKEELARFSAFSSRMAALDFIVCDGSDVFVTNNNGNMARILAGRRRYYGHKRTIRPNAKKLYSLFMNRTSMTWDAFASKVSAFQKGFMGEPNEVKPGRGEFHENPLECICEHSQVLPESTSLSQSVINTKIGKSHLNKSRGRPSESRSGDEVLDWRELDYGENTPLNGLSKENESEYNLFTRPEDVELEELISD; encoded by the exons atggggttgcggaggcggcggcgccatGGACGGTGGGTGGTTCCGGCGATTCCGGCGAGCTCCGCCGCGTGCGCCGCCGCGGTGATGATGCTCCTCGTCGTCGCGTTCCACTCCCTCCTCGCGCCGCCCACCTCGATCCCCGACGCGCCGCAGCGGAGCCGGAGCGCGACGGCTTCGTCTCTCATG GTGAAGAGGAACATTCCGATCGAGCTCCATAGGAGCCTATTCGGCGCCGACTTGTTCAGCGTTCCG AGCGGAGGTAGCGCATCTCATGACCTCTGGGGTTCGAAGCTATCAGAGTTTTTCCACGGGTGCAGCAACGCCAGTAGTGAGTTCCCAA CAGCTGAAGCTGTAACCCACCCAAATAGGTATTTGATGATTGCAACCAGTGGAGGATTGAATCAACAACGAACAGGG ATCATTGATGCTGTTGTTGCAGCTCGTATTCTGAACACAACTCTTGTTGTCCCTAAGTTGGACCAGAAATCTTTCTGGAAGGATGCTAG TGACTTTGCTGAGATCTTTGATGTTGACTGGTTCATATCATCGCTTGCAAAAGatgttaaaattattaaacagCTTCCCAAAAGGGATGGGAAGATTGTCGCCACTCCTTACATAATGCGCGTTCCTAGGAAGTGTACCCCAAAATGCTACCAAAATCGTGTCCTACCTCTCCTCCTGAAAAAGCAC GTTGTTCAGCTGACAAAGTTTGACTACAGGCTTTCAAATAAGTTGGAAACTAATCTCCAAAAGCTGAGATGTAGAGTCAATTATCATGCTTTAAAATTCACAGACCCAATTCTAGAAATGGGTGAGAAACTTATCCAGAGGATGAAGGCAAAAAGCCAGCACTTCATGGCCCTTCACCTCAG ATTTGAGCCTGATATGCTTGCGTTCTCTGGATGCTATTATGGAGGTGGAGAAAAGGAGAGGAAAGAGTTGGGTGCCATTCGAAAGAGGTGGAAAACCTTACAT aCAAGCAACCCTGAAAAGGAGCGAAGGCATGGTAAATGTCCTCTAACCCCTGAAGAGGTTGGTCTTATGCTTAGGGCATTAGGCTTTGGAGATGATGTTCACATCTACGTGGCTTCCGGTGAAGTATATGGAGCAGAGGAGACATTGGCTCCTCTAAAAGCACTTTTCCCCAACTTCCATTCTAAGGAAACATTAGCAAGCAAGGAGGAGTTAGCGCGCTTCTCAGCATTTTCATCTCGCATGGCTGCTCTCGATTTCATCGTATGTGATGGCAGCGATGTGTTTGTAACTAACAACAACGGAAACATGGCAAGAATATTGGCTGGTCGGAG GAGATATTATGGGCATAAAAGGACCATACGACCGAATGCTAAAAAGCTTTACTCTTTATTTATGAACCGAACCAGCATGACTTGGGATGCATTTGCATCCAAAGTTAGTGCATTTCAAAAGGGGTTCATGGGAGAGCCCAATGAGGTTAAACCTGGTAGAGGTGAATTCCATGAAAACCCTTTAGAATGCATATGCGAACATTCTCAGGTTTTACCAGAGTCTACTTCTCTTAGCCAGTCTGTTATAAATACCAAGATTGGAAAGAGTCATTTGAACAAGAGTAGGGGGCGTCCATCAGAATCTCGTTCTGGTGATGAAGTCTTAGATTGGAGGGAGCTGGATTATGGAGAAAATACACCCCTGAATGGCTTATCCAAAGAAAATGAATCCGAGTACAATCTATTCACCAGACCTGAGGACGTAGAGCTGGAGGAATTGATCTCAGACTAg